The following coding sequences lie in one Plasmodium sp. gorilla clade G2 genome assembly, chromosome: 11 genomic window:
- a CDS encoding transporter, putative codes for MSSKKKSTIILSHSVKEDVSVSSEKAEISKKAMSSNSSVNNNEKKKGILSYLSLKGYDMPSCLDDLLKKEEIRLSSEQKTPFNINRSVLLFVYFMLIVLTNRLFFGWPNLSNLLFREDTYIWKCAKNEHGEYDRYDDKRYSCDEQDKAVQTIFIFGSSAYFAFSFFNGLIVDYLGSRFSMLLGHILNLIGWILMLMSNEHFDAYVIGGIFMSASIDLASFSTLNASGLFPGNENLIVNIISGAGSLSTGTMTILDLIITRYNLPFKTFMLWYMCISVSFFFVLTIFLFPKSRYYRQYEFDNYYNNKEINLKEYEDFDNSTKKIYNHDKKKDVDIYNSSAYSSGVGSSSLVCNKPEGILNRRESELKTVNSSKHIFNDLENNDTKKDEYAASTNNGSNVVKSKFNIFNSPTFTDLIKIFTCAHFLCLWIYGPLNAIYNTFYFSVVENILSKDKNDLLGYILPFAFIPCVILGNLSDKFGVMLMFTYELIFAFSMYAFSYIKSNWAQWISVISNALYSACANGQLWTFISFTFSSKYHSTLIGFLNLVSGVVSFVRLALFEWAKYANYDFTYINLFILALIVVNIVVVIFMMFIRRIKGEKVTYGDDASSK; via the coding sequence ATGAGTTCCAAAAAAAAGTCAACAATTATATTGTCCCACTCGGTTAAAGAAGACGTATCTGTATCCTCAGAAAAAGCAGAAATATCTAAAAAGGCGATGAGTTCAAATAGTagtgttaataataatgagaagAAGAAAGGCATATTGAGTTATTTAAGTTTGAAAGGATATGATATGCCATCTTGTTTAGATGACCTtttaaaaaaggaagaaataAGATTATCTTCAGAACAGAAAACtccttttaatataaataggagtgtattattatttgtatattttatgttaataGTATTAACAAATCGTTTATTTTTTGGATGGCCTAATTTatcaaatttattatttcgagaagatacatatatatggaaatGTGCAAAAAATGAGCATGGAGAATATGATAGatatgatgataaaagaTATTCATGTGATGAACAGGATAAGGCTGTGcaaacaatatttatatttggtTCTTCAGCTTATTTtgcattttctttttttaatggATTAATAGTAGATTATTTAGGTTCACGTTTTAGTATGTTATTAggacatatattaaatttaattgGTTGGATATTAATGTTAATGTCAAATGAACATTTTGATGCTTATGTAATAGGAGGTATCTTTATGTCAGCAAGTATTGATTTAGCTTCATTTTCTACATTAAATGCATCTGGATTATTTCCAGGAAATGAGAATTTAATAGTGAATATAATATCTGGTGCTGGTTCTTTATCTACTGGTACTATGACTATATTAGATCTTATAATAACTCGTTATAATTTACCTTTCAAGACATTTATGTTATGGTATATGTGTATCAGTGTatcttttttctttgtattgacaatatttttatttccaaAGAGTCGATATTATAGACAATATGAATtcgataattattataataacaaagaAATTAATTTAAAGGAGTATGAAGATTTTGATAATAGTacgaagaaaatatataaccatGATAAGAAGAAAGatgtagatatatataatagtagtGCATATAGTAGTGGTGTAGGTAGTAGTAGTTTAGTTTGTAATAAACCTGAGGGTATATTAAATAGAAGAGAATCAGAATTAAAAACTGTGAATTCTtctaaacatatatttaatgatttagaaaataatgatactAAAAAAGATGAATATGCAGCAAGTACAAATAATGGTAGTAATGTTGTTAAGagtaaatttaatatatttaattctcCAACATTTACagatttaattaaaatatttacatgtGCTCactttttatgtttatggATATATGGACCATTAAatgctatatataatacattttattttagtgtcgttgaaaatatattatcaaaagataaaaatgatttattagGATATATCTTACCATTTGCTTTTATACCATGTGTTATATTAGGAAATTTATCAGATAAGTTTGGAGTTATGCTTATGTTTACATATGAATTAATTTTTGCCTTTTCTATGTATGCCTTTAGTTATATAAAATCAAATTGGGCTCAATGGATATCAGTTATATCAAATGCATTATATTCAGCATGTGCAAATGGTCAGTTATGGACTTTCATATCTTTTACATTCAGTTCTAAATATCATTCGACATTAATAGGTTTCTTGAACCTAGTCTCTGGTGTAGTATCTTTTGTACGTCTAGCATTATTTGAGTGGGCAAAATATGCTAACTATGattttacatatatcaaTCTCTTCATATTAGCTTTGATAGTAGTAAATATAGTGGTAGTCATATTTATGATGTTTATACGACGTATCAAGGGAGAGAAGGTAACCTATGGAGACGATGCATCATCGAAGTAG
- a CDS encoding phosphoacetylglucosamine mutase, putative translates to MKDFKESQFYKKIKPCIEKYMPKYTNEGQIIFEHPHEISYGNCGYREKYNSSSCDLLNAINKCGIFVGLLFIKYNYDIIFKQTEKKKKKNENNGDGDDYDDGNYYYMCEKNYNNLEHDYNEFIKMKNIGIILTASHNPHDENGVKIIGVDGKYINKRYENYLIDLVNSHLRYIKKNIYCTCDDIINNIIELIIDIFKKEIHLDISDDIIYRNITILDNIIYNYNIHNKIKRNICIGFDTRNSNIHLNNIIIESLNCLNIYKCINNISYITTPCMHFLIYFLNNINENDQKLNKQIIEQEEYTIHKKDNDLSYLENFNLQNKKYVYNLYYSIDDHILINDVFTKNQTLTKQPLNISIDQEKKEKEKEKKKKNSHENQNFSYTHIEHIYAYNSDQIYYDYFIHSFEMLYSYINKLFNNNIMMDVENIYVDCSNGIASLKIDKFQQIFKILKKNICKFNCIEGEHSILNYECGAEYVYRKQQPPKNIPHFIKPNTKFCTFDGDADRILYFFFPQEIEENKKHIFNQKNENNQNKNMDCIINCDMIYNMIYNNNINCNNNNFHTPICHSEKELRCHYDNNIDTSKNKHIAILDGPKIICLFFLCIIKMLSHIKIEEPKEEISFIDINIIHTAYTNSAFINYINYIKNNILVNIHIFKYIDINITCTKTGMKYLDTLAEKASIGIFFEPNGHGTIYVNINKLHTWSLSLNIYNDPSFIVLQKYLLFFNQTVGDAFLDFIAIELSLSLLNITINEWNNFYTPFPSLYINVKCPNHILTKIKPHPEHEKYLIEPKELQNYINQIVNTVDKKHGRCFIRPSGTETLLRIYAEAETQQKMKDILDKAQKCVLHYIQHMV, encoded by the coding sequence atgAAAGATTTTAAAGAGAGCcagttttataaaaaaataaaaccatGTATTGAGAAATATATGCCTAAGTATACAAATGAAGGTCAAATAATATTTGAACATCCTCATGAAATTTCTTATGGCAATTGTGGTTAtagagaaaaatataattcatcTTCATGTGATTTATTAAATGCTATAAATAAATGTGGGATATTTGTAGGGttgttatttataaaatataattatgatataatatttaaacaaacagaaaaaaaaaaaaaaaaaaatgaaaataatggtGATGGTGATGATTATGATGAtggtaattattattatatgtgtgaaaaaaattataacaacCTTGAACATGATTATaatgaatttataaaaatgaaaaatataggAATTATTCTTACTGCTTCACACAATCCACATGATGAAAATGGAGTTAAAATTATTGGAGTTGATggcaaatatataaataaaagatatgaaaattatttaatagatCTTGTGAATAGTCAtttaagatatataaaaaaaaatatatattgtacatgtgatgatattataaataatattatcgaattaattatagatatatttaaaaaagaaatacatTTAGATATATCAGATGATATaatttatagaaatattactatattagataatataatatataattataatatacataataaaataaaaagaaatatatgtataggaTTTGATACTAGAAATAgtaatatacatttaaataatattattattgaatCATTAAATtgtcttaatatatataaatgtattaataatatttcttatattactACACCATGTATGCATTTCTTAATttactttttaaataatataaatgaaaatgatcaaaaattaaacaaaCAAATTATAGAACAAGAAGAATATAcaatacataaaaaagataatgaCTTATCTTATTTAGAAAATTTTAATCTACAAAATAAGaagtatgtatataatttatattattcaatagATGATCATATTCTTATAAATGATGTCTTCACAAAAAATCAAACTCTTACAAAACAACCATTAAATATTTCAATAGATCaagagaaaaaagaaaaggaaaaagaaaaaaaaaaaaaaaattctcatgaaaatcaaaatttcagttatacacatatagaacatatatatgcatataatagtgatcaaatatattatgattatttcaTACATTCATTTGAAATGTTATAtagttatattaataaattatttaataataatataatgatggatgttgaaaatatttatgttgaTTGTTCAAATGGTATAGCTAGCTTAAAAATAGATAAATTCCaacaaatttttaaaatattaaaaaaaaatatatgtaaatttaaTTGTATTGAAGGAGAACAtagtatattaaattatgagTGTGGAGCTGAATATGTATATAGAAAACAGCAGCCTCCAAAAAATATTCCACATTTTATAAAACCCAATACAAAATTTTGTACCTTTGATGGAGATGCGGATCGtatactttattttttttttccacaagaaatagaagaaaataaaaagcatatttttaatcaaaaaaatgaaaataatcaaaataaaaatatggattGTATTATCAATTGTGATATgatttataatatgatttataataataatattaattgtaataataataatttccaCACCCCCATCTGTCATTCTGAAAAAGAATTAAGGTGTCATTATGATAACAATATAGATACATccaaaaataaacatatagcTATTTTGGATGGACCCAAAATTATttgccttttttttttgtgcatAATAAAAATGCTATCACATATTAAAATTGAAGAACCCAAAGAAGAAATATCTTTTATcgatattaatataatacatactGCATATACCAATTCAGCATTTatcaattatataaattatataaaaaataatattcttgttaatattcatatttttaaatatatagatattaatattacatgTACAAAAACAGGAATGAAATATCTAGATACATTAGCAGAAAAAGCTTCTATaggtattttttttgaacctAATGGACATGGAactatatatgttaatataaataaattacataCATGGTCtctttctttaaatatatataatgatccATCCTTTATTgtattacaaaaatatttacttttttttaatcaaaCGGTAGGTGATGCATTCCTTGATTTTATAGCCATCGAATTATCTTTATCACTTTTAAACATAACTATAAATGAATGGAATAATTTCTATACACCATTTccatctttatatattaatgttaaGTGTCCTAATCATATACTTACTAAAATCAAACCACATCCAGaacatgaaaaatatttaatagaaCCAAAAGAAttacaaaattatattaatcaaATAGTCAACACAGTTGATAAAAAACATGGAAGATGTTTTATCAGACCGTCAGGAACTGAGACTCTACTTCGAATTTATGCTGAAGCAGAAACTCaacaaaaaatgaaagataTATTAGACAAGGCTCAAAAATGTGTACTACATTATATTCAACATATggtatga
- a CDS encoding 60S ribosomal protein L38, producing MPKQISDIRKFLKISRKPDTTAVIIMKKKSKTKKNMVITKLKLRTKKYLYTMVFSDRKKAERIENSLLPSLKRIYYPQKKVGKTVKK from the coding sequence aTGCCAAAACAAATTAGTGATATTcgtaaatttttaaaaattagtAGGAAGCCTGATACCACTGCtgtaattataatgaagaagaaaagtaaaacaaagaaaaatatggtgataacaaaattaaaattaagaacaaaaaaatatttatacactATGGTTTTTTCTGATCGTAAGAAAGCTGAAAGAATTGAAAATTCCTTATTACCAAGTTTAAAGAGAATATATTATCCACAAAAAAAAGTAGGAAAAACTGTTAAGAAATGA
- a CDS encoding 60S ribosomal protein P0 — MAKLSKQQKKQIYIEKLSSLIQQYSKILIVHVDNVGSNQMASVRKSLRGKATILMGKNTRIRTALKKNLQAVPQIEKLLPLVKLNMGFVFCKDDLSEIRNIILDNKSPAPARLGVIAPIDVFIPPGPTGMDPSHTSFFQSLGISTKIVKGQIEIQEHVHLIKQGEKVTASSATLLQKFNMKPFSYGVDVRTVYDDGVIYDAKVLDITDEDILEKFSKGVSNVAALSRAAGVITEASYPHVFVEAFKNIVALVIDSDYTFPLMENIKKMVENPEAFAAVAAPASEAKADEPKKEEAKKVEEEEEDEEDGFMGFGMFD, encoded by the coding sequence ATGGCTAAATTATCCAAGCAACAAAAAAAGCAAATATACATTGAGAAGCTTAGCTCTCTCATTCAACAATATTCCAAAATATTAATTGTGCATGTAGATAATGTGGGATCTAATCAAATGGCTAGTGTGCGTAAAAGTTTAAGAGGAAAGGCTACAATATTGATGGGTAAAAATACAAGAATTCGAACTGCTCTTAAAAAGAATTTACAAGCTGTACCTCaaatagaaaaattattaccattagtaaaattaaatatgggATTTGTTTTTTGTAAAGATGATTTGTCtgaaataagaaatattattttagatAATAAATCTCCAGCACCAGCAAGATTAGGTGTTATAGCTCCCATAGATGTTTTTATTCCACCAGGACCTACAGGTATGGATCCTTCACACACATCCTTTTTTCAATCTCTTGGTATATCTACAAAAATTGTTAAAGGTCAAATTGAAATACAAGAACATGTACATTTAATTAAACAAGGAGAAAAAGTAACAGCTTCATCAGCTACCCTCTTACAAAAATTTAACATGAAACCATTTTCTTATGGTGTAGATGTAAGAACTGTTTATGATGATGGTGTTATTTATGATGCTAAAGTTTTAGATATTACAGATGAagatatattagaaaaatttTCTAAAGGTGTTTCTAATGTTGCTGCATTATCTAGAGCTGCAGGTGTCATTACAGAAGCTTCTTATCCTCACGTATTTGTCGAAGCCTTCAAAAATATTGTTGCTCTTGTTATAGATTCAGATTATACATTCCCCTTGatggaaaatattaaaaaaatggtTGAAAATCCAGAAGCATTTGCCGCAGTTGCTGCACCTGCATCTGAAGCCAAAGCTGATGAACCCAAAAAAGAAGAAGCCAAAAAGGTAGAAGAGGAGGAGGAAGACGAAGAAGATGGATTCATGGGATTTGGAATGTTTGATTAA
- a CDS encoding 26S protease regulatory subunit 6a, putative — translation MNVENIFGNEEVNVEEIEKLSNSEIKTRVSLIDTEIKILKNEHTRLKNEYKNLQEKIKDNVEKIHLNKMLPYLVANVVESLDLEDEEEENEVKDEYDLYDNNLKLSHEGFRDIDDEKRGKCMVIKTSTRQTIFLPVPGLIDASELKPGDLVGVNKDSYLIIDKLPQEYDNRVKAMEVIEKPSEDYSDIGGLDKQIEDLVEAIVLPMLHKEKFEKIGIKPPKGVLMHGPPGTGKTLLARACASQTNATFLKLAGPQLVQMFIGDGAKMVRDAFNLAKEKAPAIIFIDELDAIGTKRFDSELSGDREVQRTMLELLNQLDGFSTDDTVKVIAATNRPDTLDPALLRSGRLDRKIELPHPNEESRARILQIHSRKMNVHKDVNFEELARSTDDFNGAQLKAVCVEAGMIALRRGATEIDHEDFVEGITSVLSKKKSTLNYFT, via the coding sequence ATGAATGTTGAGAATATTTTTGGAAATGAAGAAGTAAATGTAGAAGAAATTGAAAAATTATCAAACAGTGAAATAAAAACACGTGTAAGTTTAATTGATactgaaataaaaatattgaagaatGAACATACGagattaaaaaatgaatataagaATTTACAAGAAAAGATAAAAGATAATGTCGAAAAAATCCATTTAAACAAAATGTTGCCTTATTTAGTAGCTAATGTAGTGGAATCATTAGATTtagaagatgaagaagaagaaaatgaagtaaaagatgaatatgatttatatgataataatttaaaattaagtCATGAAGGATTTCGTGATATAGATGATGAGAAAAGAGGAAAATGTATGGTTATTAAAACTTCAACTAGACAAACAATATTCTTACCAGTTCCAGGTTTAATAGATGCATCTGAACTAAAACCAGGTGATTTAGTAGGTGTTAATAAAGATagttatttaataattgatAAATTACCACAAGAATATGATAATAGAGTTAAAGCTATGGAAGTTATTGAAAAACCATCAGAAGATTATTCTGATATTGGAGGATTAGATAAACAAATCGAAGATTTAGTAGAAGCTATAGTATTACCAATGTTACATAAAGAGAAGTTTGAAAAAATCGGAATAAAACCACCAAAAGGTGTATTAATGCATGGACCACCAGGTACAGGAAAAACTTTATTAGCTAGAGCTTGTGCATCTCAAACCAATGCTACTTTTTTAAAGCTAGCTGGACCACAACTTGTTCAAATGTTTATTGGAGATGGTGCCAAAATGGTTAGAGACGCTTTCAATTTAGCAAAAGAAAAAGCACCcgctattatttttattgacGAATTAGATGCTATTGGAACAAAAAGATTTGACAGTGAATTGTCAGGTGATAGAGAAGTACAAAGAACCATGCTCGAACTCTTAAATCAATTAGATGGTTTTAGTACTGATGATACAGTTAAAGTAATTGCAGCTACTAACAGACCAGATACATTAGATCCAGCTTTATTAAGATCTGGAAGACTTGATAGAAAAATCGAATTACCACATCCTAATGAAGAATCAAGAGCAAGAATTTTGCAAATCCATTCAAGGAAAATGAATGTCCACAAAGATGTCAATTTTGAAGAATTAGCCAGATCAACCGACGATTTTAATGGAGCGCAGTTAAAAGCTGTCTGTGTTGAGGCTGGAATGATAGCCTTAAGAAGAGGAGCAACCGAAATTGATCATGAAGATTTTGTGGAAGGCATTACATCGGTATTGTCGAAAAAGAAGAGTACCTTGAATTATTttacttaa